In a genomic window of Amblyraja radiata isolate CabotCenter1 unplaced genomic scaffold, sAmbRad1.1.pri S71, whole genome shotgun sequence:
- the LOC116969543 gene encoding probable G-protein coupled receptor 83, whose protein sequence is MKQLTRFLRTSLSFREKIIRSHCITAFPKTSEVFRRNLDLSTFVLFYLLLLAVITVATVAVSKKQWLRKTIDAITVTQAATQRRRKMRTINMIVLLVVTFALCWFPLNVYTVLLSGQRVQFNNTLYFAFHWMAVSSTCWNPFIYCWMDNRFRSNLMTLLAKCGGRRRSGGKILVLTAASGDGRQSGVRLEDKPGPSTENMSSYLSGRRVTMGR, encoded by the coding sequence ATGAAACAGCTAACCCGCTTTCTCCGCACGTCCCTTTCTTTCCGAGAGAAGATCATCAGGAGTCATTGCATTACTGCTTTTCCGAAGACTTCAGAAGTCTTCAGGAGGAACTTGGACCTGTCAACCTTCGTGCTGTTCTACCTCCTGCTGTTGGCGGTGATCACCGTAGCCACCGTCGCAGTGAGCAAGAAGCAGTGGCTGAGGAAAACCATTGATGCCATCACAGTGACCCAGGCCGCCACTCAACGCCGCAGGAAGATGAGGACCATCAATATGATCGTGCTGCTGGTGGTGACCTTTGCCCTCTGTTGGTTCCCCCTCAACGTCTACACCGTCCTGCTCTCCGGCCAACGTGTCCAATTCAACAACACCCTCTACTTTGCCTTCCACTGGATGGCCGTGAGCAGCACCTGTTGGAACCCCTTCATCTACTGTTGGATGGACAACAGGTTCCGCTCCAACCTCATGACCCTTCTAGCCAAGTgcggagggagaaggaggagtgGAGGCAAGATCCTGGTGCTCACCGCAGCCAGCGGAGACGGGAGGCAGTCGGGGGTGAGATTGGAGGACAAGCCTGGCCCGTCCACGGAGAATATGAGTTCCTACCTTAGTGGGCGCAGGGTAACAATGGGGAGGTGA